A stretch of the Aegilops tauschii subsp. strangulata cultivar AL8/78 chromosome 4, Aet v6.0, whole genome shotgun sequence genome encodes the following:
- the LOC109779122 gene encoding uncharacterized protein translates to MVVRLLFLLLLPVCSFLFLELPSVSGKPTVHDDLDPAQVTNPTTPITVPSTNPAPTIITVPSTNPTITIPSLNPLPTPITTPSNDPSTTLPLPTPSTSAPNTPVTIPVTTPSTFPPSAPLTNPAANPMVPTVGTTPPTAPTTTPVTAPVVSGQQAWCVAKAGSSETALQDALDYACGIGGADCSPIQPSGSCYYPNTLEAHASYAFNSYYQKNPAPSSCDFRGAAMLANANPSSGTCVLASSMSSPTSSTAGSTAPTTSSTSPVTSSSGSDPGSSVLNSSGSGISGSSDFGSDFPGEANTGNGWHSILPSGWSWAGLFSTLALPYVGGIF, encoded by the exons ATGGTGGttcgcctcctcttcctcctcctcctccccgtttGCTCCTTCCTCTTCCTCGAGCTCCCCTCGGTCTCAG GCAAACCAACTGTCCATGATGACTTGGATCCAGCTCAGGTGACCAACCCGACCACGCCCATCACAGTCCCATCGACGAACCCAGCACCAACAATCATCACCGTGCCGTCCACAAACCCTACCATCACAATCCCTTCATTAAACCCTTTGCCCACACCTATCACAACCCCCTCAAACGACCCTTCTACCACATTACCATTGCCAACCCCTTCGACATCTGCACCGAACACGCCAGTCACCATTCCTGTTACCACCCCTTCGACATTCCCCCCATCGGCACCCCTGACAAACCCAGCGGCGAACCCAATGGTGCCTACTGTCGGCACTACACCGCCTACTGCTCCGACCACTACTCCGGTCACAGCTCCAGTTGTGTCAGGGCAGCAAGCCTGGTGCGTGGCCAAGGCCGGCTCATCAGAAACCGCGCTCCAGGACGCACTGGACTATGCGTGCGGTATTGGTGGAGCAGATTGCTCACCGATACAGCCATCAGGGAGCTGCTATTATCCAAATACCTTGGAAGCCCATGCGTCATACGCCTTCAACAGCTATTACCAGAAGAACCCAGCACCCTCCAGCTGCGACTTTAGGGGTGCCGCAATGCTTGCCAATGCTAATCCAA GCTCAGGAACCTGTGTATTGGCATCATCAATGTCTTCTCCAACGAG CTCTACTGCTGGATCCACTGCTCCTACTACATCATCCACTAGCCCTGTTACTAGTTCATCTGGTTCTGATCCAGGATCATCAGTACTGAACTCTAGTGGCTCAGGCATTTCTGGATCATCGGACTTTGGGTCGGACTTCCCAGGAGAGGCCAACACCGGCAATGGTTGGCACTCAATCTTGCCCTCTGGCTGGTCCTGGGCAGGTTTGTTCTCAACGCTTGCATTGCCATACGTTGGAGGGATATTTTGA